The following coding sequences are from one Streptomyces sp. NBC_01485 window:
- a CDS encoding amino acid ABC transporter permease: MSSVLYDTPGPRAKRRNVIFSVIFFALLALFAWWVWQTMDEKDQLTSALWKPFIEAEAWTTYLLPGLANTLKAAALAMVIALPLGAVFGIARLSDHRWVRGVAGTVVEFFRSIPVLLLMLFANELYANSTGVSSEDRPLYAVVTGLVLYNASVLAEVVRAGILSLPRGQTEAAYAIGLRKSQTMSSILLPQAVTAMLPAIVSQLVVIVKDTALGGVMIGFTELLNSRGTLAANYANVIPSFIVVAAMFILLNFILTSFASWLERYLRRSKRSTGAVLGVHDVDDLNAAEVGGGFGSGASA; encoded by the coding sequence ATGAGCTCGGTCCTGTACGACACGCCCGGCCCCCGCGCCAAGCGGCGCAACGTCATCTTCTCGGTGATCTTCTTCGCCCTCCTCGCCCTGTTCGCGTGGTGGGTGTGGCAGACGATGGACGAGAAGGACCAGCTCACCTCCGCCCTGTGGAAGCCGTTCATCGAGGCCGAGGCCTGGACGACGTACCTGCTGCCCGGCCTCGCCAACACGCTGAAGGCCGCGGCCCTCGCCATGGTGATCGCCCTTCCGCTGGGCGCCGTCTTCGGTATCGCCCGCCTGTCCGACCACCGGTGGGTGCGGGGCGTGGCCGGCACGGTGGTGGAGTTCTTCCGGTCCATCCCGGTGCTGCTGCTGATGCTGTTCGCCAACGAGCTCTACGCCAACTCCACGGGCGTCAGCAGCGAGGACCGGCCGCTCTACGCGGTCGTCACCGGCCTGGTGCTGTACAACGCCTCGGTTCTCGCCGAGGTCGTCCGGGCCGGCATCCTCTCCCTGCCCAGGGGGCAGACGGAGGCCGCGTACGCGATCGGCCTGCGCAAGAGCCAGACGATGAGCAGCATCCTGCTTCCGCAGGCGGTCACGGCGATGCTCCCGGCGATCGTCAGCCAGCTCGTGGTCATCGTGAAGGACACCGCGCTGGGCGGTGTGATGATCGGCTTCACCGAGCTGCTCAACTCGCGCGGCACCCTCGCGGCCAACTACGCCAACGTCATCCCGAGCTTCATCGTGGTCGCGGCCATGTTCATCCTGCTGAACTTCATCCTCACCAGCTTCGCGAGCTGGCTGGAGCGCTACCTGCGGCGCAGCAAGCGCAGCACGGGC